In Pogoniulus pusillus isolate bPogPus1 chromosome 20, bPogPus1.pri, whole genome shotgun sequence, the following are encoded in one genomic region:
- the CEBPA gene encoding CCAAT/enhancer-binding protein alpha, whose product MEQANFYEVDSRPPMSSGQHHQLQTPLPGSAYSYREATSAAAPAAGGAELGDICENENSIDISAYIDPAAFNDEFLADLFQHSKQQEKAKAILAGDFDFHNMHGAGTAASAPGHQQQHHQQPLFGCMAGYMDGKLDPLYERIAAPGLRPLVIKQEPREEEEVKAAALSALYPHHAPQQHPSHLQYQIAHCAQTTMHLQPGHPTPPPTPVPSPHHPHHPGGLPAASALKMIPADHRSKSKKTVDKNSNEYRVRRERNNIAVRKSRDKAKQRNVETQQKVLELTTDNERLRKRVEQLTRELETLRGIFRQLPESSLVKAMGSCA is encoded by the coding sequence ATGGAGCAAGCCAACTTCTACGAGGTCGATTCCCGGCCCCCGATGAGCAGCGGccagcaccaccagctccaGACTCCCCTGCCCGGCAGCGCCTACAGTTACAGAGAGGCTACCTCGGCGGCGGCACCTGCTGCGGGCGGCGCGGAGCTCGGCGACATTTGCGAGAACGAGAACTCCATCGACATAAGCGCCTACATCGACCCCGCTGCCTTCAACGACGAGTTCCTGGCCGATCTCTTTcagcacagcaaacagcagGAGAAAGCCAAGGCTATCCTGGCCGGAGATTTCGACTTCCACAACATGCATGGGGCCGGCACCGCCGCCTCGGCGCcggggcaccagcagcagcaccaccagcagccgcTCTTCGGCTGCATGGCCGGCTACATGGACGGCAAGCTCGACCCCCTGTACGAGCGCATCGCCGCGCCTGGCCTGCGGCCGCTGGTGATTAAACAGGAGCCccgcgaggaggaggaggtgaaggCGGCGGCCCTGTCAGCCCTGTACCCCCACCACGCCCCGCAGCAGCACCCGTCCCACCTGCAGTACCAGATCGCCCACTGCGCCCAGACCACCATGCACCTCCAGCCCGGGCACCCCACGCCGCCCCCCACGCCCGTGCCCAGCCCGCACCACCCGCACCACCCCGGCGGCCTGCCCGCCGCCAGCGCCCTCAAGATGATTCCCGCGGACCACCGGAGCAAATCGAAAAAGACAGTGGATAAGAACAGCAACGAGTACCGGGTGCGCCGGGAGCGCAACAACATCGCGGTGCGCAAGAGCCGGGACAAGGCCAAGCAGCGCAACGTGGAGACGCagcagaaggtgctggagctcACCACCGACAACGAGCGACTGCGCAAGCGGGTGGAGCAGCTCACCCGGGAGCTGGAGACTCTGCGGGGCATCTTCAGGCAGCTGCCCGAGAGCTCGCTGGTGAAGGCCATGGGCAGCTGCGCCTAG